The following are encoded in a window of Roseimaritima ulvae genomic DNA:
- a CDS encoding thioredoxin family protein — MVRTASTMMALGTQAPAFSLPQAGVEGNVSLDQFQDAKGLLVVFMCNHCPYVIHVAPELKRIADDYQSQGIAVVGISSNDAAAYPDDSPEKMAAEKAARGYSFPYLYDESQEVAKAYGAACTPDFYLFDGQQKLYYRGQLDDTRPKQGAVPNGQDLRAALDALLAGQPAPETQKPSIGCNIKWREGNEPQYFNPSGIG, encoded by the coding sequence ATGGTTCGCACCGCCAGTACGATGATGGCCCTGGGCACCCAGGCCCCCGCTTTTTCGCTGCCCCAAGCCGGCGTCGAGGGCAACGTTTCGCTCGACCAGTTCCAAGACGCCAAGGGCTTGCTGGTCGTGTTCATGTGCAACCATTGCCCCTACGTGATCCACGTCGCCCCGGAACTCAAACGCATCGCCGACGACTATCAGTCGCAGGGCATCGCCGTGGTCGGAATCAGCAGCAATGACGCGGCCGCTTATCCCGACGACAGCCCCGAAAAAATGGCCGCCGAAAAAGCGGCTCGCGGCTACAGCTTTCCATACCTATACGACGAGAGCCAAGAGGTCGCCAAAGCTTACGGGGCGGCGTGCACGCCGGACTTCTACCTGTTCGACGGCCAGCAAAAGTTGTACTACCGCGGCCAGTTGGACGACACGCGTCCCAAACAGGGCGCGGTCCCCAACGGCCAGGACCTGCGTGCGGCACTCGATGCCCTGCTGGCCGGCCAGCCGGCGCCGGAAACCCAAAAGCCCAGCATCGGCTGCAACATCAAGTGGCGTGAGGGCAACGAGCCACAGTACTTCAATCCCTCGGGCATCGGCTGA
- the ald gene encoding alanine dehydrogenase, translating into MIIGVPREIKSDEYRIAMLPVGAEELCQRGHRVLIESGAGLGSGLSDHDYLKAGAEIVPDARAVFSEADMIVKVKEPLPDEWSLIRRGQALFTYFHFAADRELTEAMLASGGTCLAYETLSDGSGRLPLLTPMSEVAGRMSIQEGAKYLEKPQMGRGILLGGVPGVAPAHITILGGGVVGANAAKIAAGFQADVSILDVNLDRLRYLDDIMPANVNVLFSDRHTIGQELALADLVIGAVLIPGARAPRLVRHEDLKQMRPGSVIIDVAIDQGGCIETSRPTTHKEPTYIVEEVVHYCVTNMPGAVGRTSTFALCNATLPWVLKLADAGIDAAVQKYEPLHAALNIRDGKVTNEAVAETFGL; encoded by the coding sequence GTGATCATTGGTGTCCCCCGAGAAATTAAGTCCGACGAATACCGTATTGCCATGCTGCCGGTGGGTGCGGAAGAACTGTGCCAACGCGGCCACCGGGTACTGATCGAATCTGGCGCCGGACTCGGCTCGGGGCTGAGCGACCACGATTACCTGAAAGCGGGCGCCGAGATCGTTCCCGACGCTCGAGCGGTTTTTTCGGAAGCGGATATGATCGTGAAGGTCAAAGAACCGCTGCCCGACGAGTGGTCGCTAATCCGCCGCGGGCAAGCGCTGTTCACTTATTTTCACTTTGCCGCCGACCGCGAACTGACCGAAGCCATGCTCGCCAGCGGCGGCACCTGCTTGGCCTACGAAACCCTCAGTGACGGTTCCGGTCGCCTGCCACTGCTGACGCCGATGAGCGAAGTGGCCGGACGGATGAGCATCCAAGAGGGGGCCAAGTATCTGGAAAAGCCTCAAATGGGACGCGGCATCCTGCTCGGCGGCGTGCCCGGCGTGGCCCCCGCGCACATCACCATTTTGGGCGGCGGGGTGGTGGGCGCCAATGCGGCCAAAATCGCCGCCGGCTTCCAAGCCGATGTGTCGATCCTGGATGTCAACCTGGACCGCTTGCGATACCTGGATGACATCATGCCAGCCAACGTCAACGTGCTGTTTAGCGATCGCCATACAATCGGCCAAGAATTGGCACTGGCCGACTTGGTGATTGGAGCGGTCCTGATCCCCGGAGCTCGGGCGCCTCGATTGGTGCGCCACGAAGACCTCAAACAGATGCGGCCGGGCAGCGTGATCATCGACGTCGCCATCGACCAGGGTGGCTGTATTGAAACCAGTCGGCCCACCACGCACAAGGAACCCACTTACATCGTCGAGGAAGTGGTCCACTACTGTGTCACCAATATGCCGGGAGCGGTGGGCCGGACCAGTACCTTCGCCCTCTGCAACGCCACGCTACCGTGGGTGCTGAAATTAGCCGACGCCGGGATCGACGCCGCGGTGCAAAAATACGAACCGCTGCATGCCGCGTTAAACATCCGCGACGGCAAAGTCACCAACGAAGCGGTCGCCGAAACCTTCGGGCTATAA
- the rsmH gene encoding 16S rRNA (cytosine(1402)-N(4))-methyltransferase RsmH: MTDLTIHVPVMPDECVAALQPAPGSTILDGTFGGGGHSSLLAMRVAPGGRVIGLDRDEGAVERSQTVIDRLAVEHPQAAAAMTVYCASYHQIDRALAAEELTGVDGILLDLGLSSDQLADRTRGFSFSVDAPLDLRFDTSSGEPASRLLVRLSEKEIADVIYQYGEERFSRRIARRIVERRRERQFIETTTELANLVRRCVPRSRNHDIDPATRTFQALRIAVNDELGILEKTLRQATNWLNPGGRIAVISFHSLEDRIVKNQFRDAPQLEVITRKPLRPSDAEVHANPRARSAKLRIAEKLRVAEKP; this comes from the coding sequence TTGACGGACCTCACCATCCACGTCCCGGTCATGCCCGACGAATGCGTCGCGGCACTGCAGCCGGCGCCCGGTAGCACGATTCTAGACGGTACCTTCGGCGGCGGAGGGCACTCGAGTCTGCTGGCGATGCGCGTCGCCCCGGGCGGCCGCGTGATTGGGCTCGATCGCGACGAGGGGGCCGTCGAACGTTCGCAAACGGTCATCGATCGGTTGGCCGTCGAACACCCGCAGGCCGCCGCGGCGATGACCGTGTACTGCGCCAGTTACCACCAGATCGACCGCGCTTTGGCCGCAGAAGAACTGACCGGCGTCGACGGCATCCTGCTGGACCTGGGCCTGTCCAGCGACCAACTGGCCGACCGCACCCGCGGCTTCAGCTTCTCGGTCGATGCCCCTCTGGACCTGCGATTCGACACCTCCTCGGGTGAACCGGCCAGCCGTCTGCTGGTGCGGTTAAGCGAAAAAGAGATCGCCGACGTGATCTATCAGTATGGTGAGGAACGCTTCAGCCGAAGAATCGCCCGGCGAATCGTCGAACGACGTCGGGAGCGGCAGTTCATCGAAACCACCACCGAACTAGCCAACCTGGTCCGCCGCTGTGTGCCTCGCTCCCGAAACCATGACATCGATCCCGCCACGCGGACCTTCCAAGCCCTGCGAATTGCCGTCAACGATGAACTGGGAATCCTCGAAAAAACCCTCCGCCAGGCAACAAACTGGCTGAACCCTGGCGGACGAATCGCCGTAATCAGCTTTCATTCTTTAGAAGACCGGATCGTCAAGAATCAGTTCCGTGACGCTCCCCAGCTGGAGGTCATCACCCGCAAACCCCTGCGGCCCAGTGATGCCGAAGTCCACGCGAACCCGCGTGCCCGCAGCGCCAAATTACGAATCGCCGAGAAATTACGAGTCGCCGAGAAACCATGA
- a CDS encoding sulfatase-like hydrolase/transferase, with product MNPSNQCLPGVLLLVLLASVVQAADSRSAAADEARPNIILVMADDQGWGDVGYNGHPFVQTPELDAMADAGFVFDRFYAAAPVCSPTRASVMTGRSPIRTKVTNHGRYMRPHEQTIAETLQEAGYVTGIFGKVHLGSGQPGSPCNPSGMGFDEWVIGLNFFDNDPYLSRNGTIEHRQGKGSVLAMDDALAFLQKHQDGEQPMFAVIWFPSPHDPHQEVPAGPPLYRGKKQAGYYREITLLDQQLGRLRRELKGMDIADNTILWYCSDNGGLNPDTSGGRERKGSVYEGGLRVPAIIEWPASKLHGRTAVPAWTCDIYPTVLAMAGVSSQPTHPLDGIDIRNIIAGKTDQRSRPMGFWHKFQQGQSTWSDRIQKAIMEKQQAGAPLPHDEPRIRKDVDEFPQFPEDIATGHAAWTDWPWKLHRIGGKKYELYNLAEDPMETSDRSADPKQQTRLTRMRKELNTWTRSVIRSLNGQDYQENK from the coding sequence ATGAATCCGTCGAACCAATGCCTACCGGGCGTGTTGCTCCTCGTGCTCCTCGCGTCCGTCGTGCAAGCTGCAGATTCCCGTTCGGCCGCTGCCGACGAAGCGCGGCCGAACATCATCCTGGTGATGGCGGACGACCAGGGCTGGGGCGACGTCGGCTACAACGGGCACCCATTCGTGCAGACGCCAGAGCTGGACGCGATGGCTGATGCCGGATTCGTATTCGATCGATTTTACGCCGCCGCTCCGGTTTGTTCGCCGACCCGCGCCAGCGTGATGACGGGCCGCAGTCCGATCCGAACCAAGGTCACCAACCACGGCCGCTATATGCGTCCTCACGAACAAACCATCGCCGAAACCTTGCAGGAGGCAGGCTATGTGACAGGGATATTTGGCAAAGTTCATCTGGGCTCCGGCCAGCCGGGCTCGCCGTGCAACCCCAGTGGAATGGGGTTTGACGAATGGGTGATTGGTTTGAACTTCTTCGACAACGATCCTTACTTGAGTCGCAACGGCACGATCGAACACCGCCAGGGCAAGGGCTCGGTGCTGGCCATGGATGACGCTTTGGCGTTTTTGCAGAAGCACCAGGACGGTGAGCAACCGATGTTTGCGGTCATCTGGTTTCCTTCGCCGCATGACCCGCATCAGGAAGTCCCCGCCGGCCCGCCTTTGTACCGTGGCAAGAAACAAGCCGGCTACTATCGCGAAATCACGCTGCTCGACCAACAGTTGGGAAGGTTACGTCGTGAGCTAAAGGGCATGGACATCGCTGATAACACGATCCTTTGGTACTGCAGCGACAACGGCGGTCTGAATCCGGACACATCCGGGGGCCGCGAGCGAAAGGGCAGCGTCTACGAAGGCGGGTTGCGAGTTCCGGCGATCATCGAATGGCCGGCCTCCAAGCTGCATGGGCGAACGGCAGTGCCGGCTTGGACCTGCGACATCTATCCCACCGTATTGGCCATGGCCGGAGTCTCCTCACAACCGACTCATCCGCTCGACGGCATTGATATTCGCAACATCATCGCAGGCAAGACGGACCAACGCAGCCGCCCCATGGGGTTCTGGCATAAGTTCCAACAGGGCCAATCAACTTGGAGCGACCGTATTCAGAAAGCGATCATGGAGAAGCAGCAAGCCGGAGCCCCGCTGCCGCACGACGAGCCGCGGATCCGCAAAGACGTCGACGAGTTTCCGCAGTTCCCTGAAGACATCGCCACCGGCCACGCGGCTTGGACCGATTGGCCGTGGAAGCTACATCGGATCGGCGGCAAAAAATACGAACTCTACAACCTCGCCGAAGATCCGATGGAAACCAGCGATCGTTCGGCCGACCCCAAGCAACAAACTCGCCTGACGCGAATGCGAAAAGAACTCAATACCTGGACGCGTTCGGTGATCAGGAGTCTGAACGGACAAGACTACCAAGAGAACAAGTAG
- the eboE gene encoding metabolite traffic protein EboE, producing MTTPWTIGYCTNVHAGTDLDSIRSNLETYAVPVRDQTDRDLLPVGLWLPAQAASQLCQAGEADRFADWLCERHLQAYTLNGFPYDNFHQPVVKHRVYEPAWWTDQRRDYTIQLADVLDALLPAGRDGSISTLPIGWPTAAADEAALQRAGENLRAVADHLHTIEQRSGRRIVIAIEPEPGCLLDRGEDLIRFFDQHLPNQPHRRYLTVCHDVCHSAVMFEDQTEVLAAYAAAGLSVGKIQVSSAVEVRWSIMSEGRRREALQQLAQFAEDRYLHQTGCLGSDGSYRLVEDLPAIVGQPADEIRDDTWRVHFHVPIFLEAFGNLSTTREQILNCLQFMKTEDAPAFSGDLEVETYAWTVLPEAMRRRGLSEDIAAELTWLQQNLARLAMQ from the coding sequence ATGACGACCCCCTGGACCATCGGATACTGCACAAACGTGCACGCGGGAACGGATCTGGATTCGATCCGCTCCAACCTGGAAACCTACGCCGTTCCCGTCCGCGACCAGACCGACCGCGACCTGCTGCCGGTGGGGTTGTGGCTGCCGGCCCAAGCGGCCAGCCAACTTTGCCAGGCGGGAGAAGCCGATCGGTTTGCCGATTGGTTGTGCGAACGCCACCTGCAGGCCTACACCCTCAACGGCTTTCCCTACGACAACTTTCACCAGCCGGTGGTCAAACATCGCGTCTACGAACCGGCATGGTGGACCGACCAGCGACGCGACTACACGATCCAATTAGCGGACGTCTTGGACGCTTTGTTGCCCGCCGGTCGCGATGGTTCGATCAGCACGCTGCCGATCGGTTGGCCCACCGCGGCGGCGGATGAAGCGGCACTGCAGCGCGCGGGCGAGAACCTCCGCGCCGTCGCCGACCACCTGCACACCATCGAACAGCGCAGCGGACGCAGGATCGTGATCGCCATCGAACCCGAACCGGGCTGCCTGCTCGATCGCGGCGAAGACCTGATCCGCTTCTTTGATCAACACCTGCCCAATCAACCTCATCGCCGCTACCTGACCGTCTGCCACGACGTGTGTCACTCGGCCGTGATGTTCGAAGACCAAACCGAGGTGCTGGCCGCGTACGCCGCCGCCGGATTAAGCGTGGGCAAGATCCAGGTTAGCAGCGCCGTAGAAGTTCGCTGGTCGATTATGTCCGAGGGCCGGCGCCGCGAAGCCCTGCAGCAGTTGGCGCAATTCGCCGAAGACCGCTACCTGCACCAAACCGGCTGCCTCGGTTCCGACGGCTCGTACCGCTTGGTCGAAGACCTGCCGGCGATCGTCGGGCAACCGGCCGACGAGATCCGCGACGATACCTGGCGAGTGCACTTCCATGTGCCGATTTTCCTGGAAGCGTTTGGCAACCTGAGCACCACCCGCGAACAGATTCTGAACTGCCTGCAGTTCATGAAAACCGAGGACGCTCCGGCGTTCAGCGGCGACCTGGAAGTCGAAACCTACGCCTGGACCGTGCTGCCCGAAGCCATGCGTCGACGCGGATTGTCGGAAGACATCGCCGCGGAACTGACTTGGCTGCAGCAAAACCTCGCTCGCCTGGCCATGCAGTAG
- a CDS encoding sialate O-acetylesterase codes for MYFRVCHPLLLAIIALTGGLAGSTFAQRMPRENVVDVPAIGEGLSVSNVFQTNMVLQRDKPITIWGWAEPGEEVTVTFANQNSVAVAAEDRVWKVTLNALPANANPQTMTVSGKYETLTLENILIGDVWVLGGQSNMEFELAKVENGNLEIVSANFPQIRILTVPYGQGPEPTRGFARLHEWSDWFGRHFRKGDWDVCTPEVARELSAIGYVFARRVHKASNVPIGVIDASRGGTTIETWTPMSVLQELDSETTQAKLQSMEEAAAAWDPQADLETRIAAHHKWIEQQTKEGKLIPEDKRQAPNDLRPGPIGDHNYPGHCYAGMIAPLAGLAVKGVIFHQGYNNTFDGSQGVEMYRDVFPAMIEAWRGAFGDPQMPFGILSLCTDGYPQTRDNYCEKMFNAGVDLRAAQYQTFLDFYNGGDKQIGFASTYDLRRRWYHPQVKIPAGERIARWALATQYGFEQQLQWKPPMLVSMQPGEGSLMLTLDTDVSDPQDGAIEGFAIAGEDRRFHPASVSYAEKGKDARGRVQYDRKRLVLTSPMVPEPRHFRYAWGRNPLGNLQVSGNKDLPFATQRSDDWRMEEVPLGVLGEELTLPISRGDRNKIIQALRKQDQMRRLEEAKQVIEADGEPDH; via the coding sequence ATGTATTTTCGCGTTTGCCATCCTTTGCTGCTTGCCATTATCGCGCTCACCGGAGGGCTGGCCGGTAGCACGTTCGCCCAGCGGATGCCGCGTGAGAACGTCGTTGATGTCCCGGCGATCGGCGAAGGGCTGTCTGTGAGCAATGTGTTTCAGACCAATATGGTCCTGCAGCGTGACAAACCGATCACGATCTGGGGCTGGGCCGAACCGGGCGAAGAAGTGACGGTGACGTTCGCCAACCAAAACTCCGTAGCCGTTGCTGCTGAAGATCGGGTATGGAAGGTCACCCTGAACGCGTTGCCCGCCAATGCCAATCCCCAAACGATGACCGTCAGTGGTAAATACGAGACCTTGACGTTGGAAAACATCCTGATTGGCGATGTGTGGGTGCTGGGGGGCCAGAGCAACATGGAGTTTGAACTGGCCAAGGTCGAGAACGGAAACCTGGAAATCGTCTCGGCGAACTTTCCCCAGATCCGCATTCTGACGGTTCCCTACGGACAAGGGCCGGAGCCCACGAGGGGCTTTGCTCGTTTGCATGAGTGGAGCGACTGGTTCGGGCGACACTTCCGTAAAGGCGACTGGGACGTGTGCACGCCGGAGGTCGCGCGTGAACTATCGGCCATTGGCTACGTGTTCGCGCGTCGGGTGCACAAAGCCAGTAACGTGCCCATCGGCGTGATCGATGCTTCCCGCGGCGGGACAACGATCGAAACCTGGACGCCGATGTCGGTGTTGCAAGAATTGGACAGCGAAACGACTCAAGCCAAGCTGCAGAGCATGGAAGAAGCAGCGGCCGCATGGGATCCACAAGCCGATTTGGAAACTCGCATTGCGGCCCACCACAAGTGGATCGAGCAGCAAACCAAAGAGGGCAAGCTGATTCCCGAGGACAAGCGACAGGCGCCCAACGATCTGCGTCCCGGTCCGATCGGTGACCACAATTACCCGGGCCACTGTTACGCCGGCATGATCGCACCGCTGGCCGGGCTGGCGGTCAAAGGTGTGATCTTTCATCAAGGCTACAACAACACCTTCGATGGCTCGCAGGGTGTGGAGATGTACCGCGACGTGTTTCCCGCCATGATCGAAGCCTGGCGCGGCGCGTTCGGCGATCCACAAATGCCCTTCGGTATTCTCTCGCTGTGTACCGATGGGTATCCGCAGACCCGCGACAACTATTGCGAAAAGATGTTCAACGCGGGCGTGGATCTTCGCGCCGCGCAGTACCAGACTTTCCTGGACTTCTACAACGGCGGCGACAAGCAAATCGGCTTTGCCAGTACCTATGATCTGCGCCGCCGTTGGTACCATCCGCAAGTGAAGATCCCGGCCGGTGAGCGGATCGCGCGATGGGCCTTGGCGACGCAATACGGGTTTGAACAACAGCTGCAGTGGAAGCCGCCGATGTTGGTGTCCATGCAGCCCGGCGAGGGTTCGCTGATGCTCACCCTGGATACGGACGTCAGCGACCCGCAGGACGGCGCCATCGAAGGGTTTGCCATCGCCGGTGAAGATCGCCGGTTCCACCCCGCCAGCGTCAGCTACGCCGAAAAAGGCAAAGACGCTCGCGGCCGCGTGCAGTACGATCGCAAACGATTGGTGCTGACCAGCCCCATGGTGCCGGAGCCCCGCCACTTCCGCTACGCCTGGGGCCGAAACCCGCTGGGCAACCTGCAGGTCAGCGGCAATAAAGACCTGCCCTTCGCTACGCAACGCAGCGATGACTGGCGGATGGAGGAAGTCCCGCTGGGTGTGTTAGGCGAAGAGCTAACGTTGCCAATTTCTCGCGGCGACCGAAATAAAATCATCCAAGCGCTTCGCAAACAGGATCAAATGCGACGACTGGAAGAAGCCAAGCAGGTTATTGAAGCGGACGGTGAACCGGACCACTAA
- a CDS encoding sulfatase family protein → MRVQTILPRLLLALTLLGLLSSNADADTANEASEHPNIVFIFADDWGWGDLSCHGHPYVQTPNIDRLAREGTDFHRFTVASGVCSPSRTAVMTGHFPARYNIDGHFAWVPSNARRNMPDWLDTDAVTLPRLLKQSGYATAHFGKWHLSNDMIPDSPAPGVYGYDVYGAFNCSGEQMPVHEDADHAIEFIKRCEQADKPFFINLWVHEPHTPHHVIPKYRWKFRNSGLEEADEIYAAVLAHADQRIGEVLDTLDRLDLTDNTLVIFSSDNGPARSKSAAPLSLSYDTATGAGYGIGASKGITGGRKGYKAALFEGGINVPFIARWPGKIAAGEVDRRLMISAVDLLPTFCEVAGAELPDSYQPDGISQLKSLQGEANEGRSKPLFWKMSGRGKPGQTQSFHWVDYCIVDQNWKLLCDEGDDYCELYDIVADPLEQQDVKDSHPQVVTELKQKLADWQATLPATPDPQNFSSLRKQPAK, encoded by the coding sequence ATGCGTGTTCAAACAATTCTGCCCCGCCTGCTGTTAGCACTTACCCTGCTGGGCTTGCTTTCGTCGAATGCCGATGCGGACACCGCCAACGAAGCCAGCGAGCACCCCAACATTGTATTCATCTTTGCAGACGACTGGGGCTGGGGCGATTTGAGCTGTCATGGCCATCCATACGTGCAGACGCCGAATATCGATCGGTTGGCTCGCGAAGGCACCGACTTCCATCGCTTTACCGTCGCCAGCGGGGTTTGCTCGCCCAGCCGTACGGCCGTGATGACCGGACACTTTCCGGCACGTTACAACATCGACGGGCATTTTGCTTGGGTGCCCAGCAATGCTCGGCGCAATATGCCGGATTGGTTAGATACGGATGCCGTCACGCTGCCTCGGTTGCTGAAACAGTCCGGCTATGCCACGGCGCATTTTGGCAAGTGGCATCTGTCGAACGACATGATCCCCGATTCCCCCGCACCGGGTGTGTACGGGTACGACGTTTACGGCGCATTTAATTGTTCCGGTGAACAGATGCCCGTTCACGAAGACGCCGACCACGCCATTGAATTCATCAAACGCTGCGAGCAAGCGGACAAGCCGTTCTTCATCAATTTGTGGGTCCACGAACCGCACACTCCGCACCATGTGATCCCCAAGTACCGGTGGAAGTTTCGCAACAGCGGGCTGGAGGAAGCCGATGAAATCTACGCCGCCGTGCTGGCTCATGCCGACCAGCGGATCGGCGAGGTGCTCGATACGCTGGACCGTTTGGACCTGACCGACAACACGTTGGTGATCTTCAGTTCCGACAACGGGCCGGCTCGCAGCAAATCAGCGGCACCGCTATCGCTCAGCTATGACACGGCAACCGGTGCGGGATACGGAATCGGCGCCAGCAAGGGCATCACCGGCGGACGCAAAGGGTATAAAGCCGCCTTGTTCGAAGGCGGCATCAACGTGCCCTTCATCGCTCGCTGGCCGGGTAAAATCGCTGCCGGCGAAGTCGATCGTCGGCTGATGATTTCCGCCGTGGATCTGCTGCCCACGTTCTGTGAAGTCGCCGGAGCGGAACTGCCCGACTCCTATCAGCCGGATGGAATCAGCCAACTCAAATCGCTGCAGGGTGAAGCCAATGAGGGCCGCAGCAAGCCCCTGTTCTGGAAAATGAGCGGGCGAGGAAAACCGGGGCAAACGCAATCCTTCCACTGGGTCGATTACTGCATCGTCGATCAAAACTGGAAACTGCTCTGCGACGAAGGCGACGACTATTGTGAATTGTATGACATCGTCGCCGATCCACTGGAACAACAGGATGTGAAAGACTCCCATCCGCAGGTGGTCACGGAACTCAAGCAAAAGCTCGCCGACTGGCAAGCGACCCTGCCCGCTACACCGGATCCTCAAAACTTTTCTTCGCTCCGTAAACAGCCGGCCAAGTAG